One Nocardioidaceae bacterium SCSIO 66511 genomic window carries:
- a CDS encoding bifunctional copper resistance protein CopD/cytochrome c oxidase assembly protein: protein MDSKKAGSKPGTPARAGGGGGVVRWSVAALLLTGAVFYLAMMYGHAAPEELPDTIEDPGALTGWGLPISRVVADLAGYASIGFLLAAAFLLPAPSGGAQGHAAQAVRHASATAWVWAAAVFVELAFSISDIFAVPVGNLTYAEISSFILDTDNGRALVIQGALAICVAVLARWTLSIPWLTLVLGLALVTLVPPVLTGHSASSGSHMLAVASLLLHVAGASLWVGGLVALGWVATLGSKRLPAAVRRYSALAAWCIAIVGLSGVVNASVRIEKLGQVFTTDYGNLVLAKTFALLALGAFGLCHRRWVIPKLERAERAGRTFLGLAATELLVMFATVGLAVALSRTPPPIPDDLYTDPVTELLGEPMPLAPTVGRVLWSFSPNGVGLAIVSLGAALYVAGLVVMRRRGDVWPIGRTISWFVGLAIIAWATFGGLGAYAHVLFSAHMVSHMLLSMVAPIFLVLAAPVTLALRTLPGPREPGEIGPRQLLVKALHSRIAVVITHPAVAAFLFIISLYALYFSGLFTLMMERHSGHALMELHFLAVGSLFYYVIVGVDPSPRQVPPLGRFAVLLVSMPFHAFFSVTIMSSSNVLAESYWQSLDRPYQTDLLADQNLGGSVSWAMGELPLLIVMIALFIQWFRTDRREMKRFDRQDDTALDDYNEYLASLNEGDRSR from the coding sequence GTGGACAGTAAGAAGGCAGGTTCAAAGCCAGGTACGCCCGCTCGTGCAGGTGGCGGTGGCGGCGTTGTGCGCTGGTCGGTTGCGGCCCTGCTGCTCACCGGCGCGGTGTTCTACCTGGCGATGATGTACGGCCACGCCGCACCCGAAGAACTACCTGACACGATCGAGGACCCAGGAGCGCTGACCGGCTGGGGCCTGCCGATCAGCCGCGTCGTCGCTGATCTGGCCGGGTACGCCAGCATCGGCTTCCTGTTGGCAGCGGCGTTCTTGCTCCCCGCGCCGAGCGGGGGAGCACAAGGCCACGCCGCGCAGGCGGTGCGACACGCATCGGCCACGGCCTGGGTGTGGGCAGCCGCCGTCTTCGTCGAGCTCGCGTTCTCGATCTCCGACATCTTCGCCGTACCCGTCGGCAACCTGACGTACGCGGAGATCAGCTCGTTCATTCTCGACACGGACAACGGCCGGGCACTCGTCATCCAAGGCGCGCTCGCCATCTGCGTCGCCGTGCTCGCTCGCTGGACCCTCTCCATCCCGTGGCTGACGCTCGTCCTCGGGCTCGCGCTGGTGACGCTCGTACCGCCCGTGCTCACCGGTCATTCGGCATCCTCCGGCTCGCATATGCTCGCCGTCGCGAGCCTGCTGCTCCACGTCGCTGGGGCATCGCTGTGGGTCGGTGGCCTCGTCGCGCTCGGTTGGGTAGCGACCTTGGGCAGCAAACGCCTGCCGGCCGCCGTGCGTCGCTACTCGGCACTTGCGGCCTGGTGCATCGCGATCGTGGGACTGTCCGGAGTCGTCAACGCAAGCGTGCGGATCGAGAAGCTCGGTCAGGTGTTCACGACCGATTACGGCAATCTCGTGCTCGCCAAGACGTTTGCGCTCCTCGCGCTCGGCGCTTTCGGACTGTGCCATCGACGCTGGGTGATTCCGAAACTCGAACGCGCAGAACGCGCCGGGCGTACGTTCCTCGGGCTCGCCGCGACAGAGTTGTTGGTCATGTTCGCGACGGTCGGGTTGGCCGTCGCCCTGTCACGTACGCCACCGCCCATCCCGGATGACCTCTACACCGATCCGGTGACGGAGCTACTGGGTGAGCCGATGCCGCTCGCGCCGACCGTCGGGCGAGTGTTGTGGAGCTTCAGCCCGAACGGCGTCGGACTCGCCATCGTCTCGCTGGGCGCGGCGCTGTACGTCGCCGGTCTCGTGGTCATGCGTCGCCGCGGTGACGTCTGGCCGATCGGGCGGACCATCTCCTGGTTCGTCGGATTGGCGATCATCGCGTGGGCGACCTTCGGCGGACTCGGCGCGTACGCGCATGTGCTGTTCAGCGCCCACATGGTCTCGCACATGCTGCTGTCGATGGTCGCGCCGATCTTCCTGGTGCTCGCGGCGCCGGTCACCCTCGCGCTACGTACCCTGCCGGGGCCGCGCGAACCCGGTGAGATCGGGCCGCGGCAGCTGCTGGTCAAGGCGCTCCATTCGCGGATCGCAGTGGTCATCACGCATCCGGCGGTCGCGGCCTTCCTCTTCATCATCAGCCTGTACGCGCTCTACTTCTCCGGGCTGTTCACGCTGATGATGGAGCGCCACAGCGGACACGCGTTGATGGAGCTGCATTTCCTGGCCGTCGGATCGTTGTTCTACTACGTCATCGTCGGCGTCGACCCGTCTCCGAGACAGGTGCCGCCGCTCGGCAGATTCGCAGTGCTGCTGGTGTCGATGCCGTTCCACGCATTCTTCTCGGTGACCATCATGTCGTCGTCGAACGTTCTCGCCGAGTCGTACTGGCAGAGCCTGGATCGTCCGTACCAGACCGACCTGCTCGCCGACCAGAACCTCGGCGGGAGCGTTTCCTGGGCGATGGGCGAGCTCCCGTTGTTGATCGT
- a CDS encoding copper resistance protein CopC, protein MSLRMPAAVLAALFLVLVSTAGPATAHATLVSSNPKDGAALDSEPATVSLTFNEDVSTPAQLQVTAPDGSTLAAEDPTVDGTKVTQSVDSAGIAGTYTIAYRVVSADGHPITGELTYDVTSGEQVDETATKDDESFAERHATHLAVGGAAVVVAVGLLAWPWIRRRGQ, encoded by the coding sequence ATGTCCCTGCGCATGCCTGCCGCGGTCCTTGCGGCCCTCTTCCTCGTGCTCGTCTCGACGGCCGGCCCCGCGACCGCGCACGCTACGTTGGTGAGCTCGAACCCGAAAGACGGCGCGGCCCTCGACTCCGAGCCGGCGACGGTGTCCCTCACGTTCAACGAGGACGTCTCGACCCCGGCGCAGCTGCAGGTGACGGCGCCCGACGGCTCCACTCTCGCTGCTGAAGACCCGACGGTCGACGGCACCAAAGTGACCCAGTCGGTCGACTCGGCCGGGATCGCCGGCACGTACACGATCGCGTACCGGGTCGTATCGGCCGACGGCCATCCGATCACTGGCGAGCTGACGTACGACGTCACCAGCGGAGAGCAGGTCGACGAGACCGCGACGAAGGACGATGAGTCCTTCGCGGAGCGCCACGCAACGCATCTGGCGGTCGGCGGCGCCGCGGTCGTGGTAGCCGTCGGGCTCCTCGCGTGGCCCTGGATCCGACGCCGTGGACAGTAA
- the rocD gene encoding ornithine--oxo-acid transaminase, which yields MSTPAEEFIALDERWSTHNYHPLPVVIAEADGAWVTDVDGNRYLDFLSGYSALNFGHRHPAVVTAAVEQLGRVTLTSRAFHHDQFGLFCKELAELTETDMVLTMNSGAEAVESAIKVARKWAYQVKGVPADEAQVVVAASNFHGRTTTIVSFSDDETARADFGPFTPGFGQVPYGDADALRAAVNERTAALLLEPIQGEAGVITPPPGYFAEARRIADDAGALLIADEIQSGLARTGRLLALDHEGVRADLYTLGKALGGGILPLSAVVGRRDVLDVLRPGEHGSTFGGNPLACAVGRAVIGLLRTGEFQERSASLGQHLHQRLGELVGSGVTEVRGRGLWAGVDIAPGGLSGRDASESLAKHGVLCKETHGSTLRVAPPLVIDREDLDRGIDAIATVVAQ from the coding sequence ATGTCAACGCCCGCCGAGGAGTTCATTGCTCTCGACGAACGTTGGAGCACGCACAACTATCACCCGCTTCCGGTCGTCATCGCCGAAGCGGACGGCGCGTGGGTCACCGACGTCGACGGCAACCGCTACCTCGACTTCCTCTCCGGCTACTCCGCGCTGAACTTCGGACACCGCCACCCCGCTGTCGTGACGGCTGCCGTCGAACAGCTCGGCCGGGTGACCCTGACCTCGCGCGCCTTCCACCACGACCAGTTCGGCCTGTTCTGCAAGGAACTTGCCGAGCTCACCGAAACCGACATGGTGCTGACGATGAACTCCGGCGCCGAAGCGGTCGAGTCCGCGATCAAGGTCGCTCGCAAGTGGGCGTACCAGGTCAAGGGCGTGCCCGCCGACGAGGCGCAGGTCGTCGTCGCCGCATCGAACTTCCACGGGCGCACCACCACGATCGTGTCGTTCTCCGACGACGAGACCGCACGGGCGGACTTCGGACCGTTCACGCCCGGCTTTGGCCAGGTTCCGTACGGCGATGCCGACGCTCTCCGCGCCGCCGTCAACGAGCGCACGGCAGCGTTGCTGCTGGAGCCGATCCAGGGCGAGGCGGGTGTCATCACTCCCCCGCCCGGCTACTTCGCCGAGGCAAGGCGCATCGCAGACGACGCCGGAGCGTTGTTGATCGCCGACGAGATCCAGTCGGGTCTCGCCCGCACCGGACGGCTCCTCGCACTCGACCATGAGGGCGTACGCGCCGATCTGTACACGCTCGGCAAGGCACTCGGCGGCGGCATCCTCCCGCTTTCGGCGGTCGTCGGGCGCCGCGATGTGCTCGATGTGCTTCGCCCCGGTGAGCACGGCTCCACCTTCGGCGGCAACCCCCTCGCGTGTGCTGTCGGCCGTGCCGTGATCGGGCTGTTGCGTACGGGTGAGTTCCAGGAGCGCTCGGCGAGCTTGGGGCAGCACCTGCACCAGCGGCTCGGCGAGCTCGTCGGCAGCGGCGTCACCGAGGTACGCGGGCGCGGGCTCTGGGCCGGCGTCGACATCGCACCCGGCGGCCTGTCCGGACGCGACGCATCCGAGTCGCTCGCCAAGCACGGTGTGCTCTGCAAGGAGACACACGGGAGCACGCTGCGGGTCGCTCCGCCGCTGGTGATCGACCGCGAGGACCTCGACCGAGGGATCGACGCGATTGCGACTGTCGTGGCCCAATGA
- a CDS encoding DeoR/GlpR family DNA-binding transcription regulator, which translates to MFAAERQRVIVEHVRERGAVSIKDLAALVGSSEVTVRRDLKQLEAAGELRREHGGAVPTVEQPREPTYAEKTRTAARQKRAIARLAASLVDDGAAIVIGAGTTTMALAEQLRSRNELTVMTNSLLVAQAFADSPRIEVVLTGGMLRGSILAVVGSAAERSLSGLHADRTFLSGNGLTARNGLSTPNQMVAGVDRALAEAGNEVCVLADHTKIGRNSVIQTVPTEHIDTIVTDATSSTEELDRFRAAGTQVQVAT; encoded by the coding sequence ATGTTTGCCGCCGAACGACAGCGCGTGATCGTCGAGCACGTACGCGAGCGCGGCGCCGTTTCGATCAAGGATCTCGCCGCGCTCGTCGGCTCGTCCGAGGTGACGGTGCGGCGCGATCTCAAGCAACTGGAGGCGGCCGGAGAGCTCCGTCGCGAGCACGGGGGTGCCGTCCCGACCGTCGAGCAGCCGCGCGAGCCGACGTACGCCGAGAAGACCCGTACGGCCGCGCGGCAGAAGCGTGCGATCGCCAGGCTCGCGGCAAGCCTCGTCGACGACGGCGCGGCGATCGTGATCGGAGCCGGCACCACCACGATGGCGCTCGCCGAACAGCTGCGCAGCCGAAACGAGCTCACCGTGATGACGAACTCTCTCCTTGTGGCACAGGCCTTTGCCGATTCGCCACGGATCGAGGTCGTCCTGACCGGCGGAATGTTGCGTGGTTCGATCCTCGCGGTGGTCGGCAGCGCCGCCGAGCGTTCGCTCTCCGGGCTGCACGCCGACCGTACGTTCCTGTCCGGCAACGGTCTGACCGCTCGCAACGGTCTTTCGACTCCCAACCAGATGGTCGCCGGGGTCGACCGCGCGCTCGCCGAGGCGGGCAACGAGGTGTGCGTGCTCGCAGACCACACCAAGATCGGACGCAACTCGGTCATCCAGACGGTGCCGACGGAGCACATCGACACGATCGTCACCGATGCGACTTCCTCGACCGAGGAGCTCGACCGGTTCCGGGCGGCCGGGACCCAGGTGCAGGTCGCAACCTGA
- a CDS encoding ABC transporter substrate-binding protein: MTTIHPVRTFAAVACTAALVVSGCTKSEDSGAADTSGDPEAGAQQVKSAGTNGPECSLDKYGAEKLDLADATVGFSQSEKEDNPFRIAETESITQSAEEAGVKDFIKTNAQTQLSKQIADIQGMISQGVDVLIVAPLNSDGLEPALNAAKDKGIPVLTVDRKLNAEPCEDYISFLGSDFTEQGKRAADQVIEATDGKANVAILLGASGNNVTTERTKGFVDQIGAEAPEIEIVAQQTGEFARDKGQQVTEQLLQSNPEIDTIYAENDEMGLGALAAIRAAGKQPGEDIKIFSVDGTRNAVSEITKGTYNGVIESNPRFGPLAFDTLEKFYAGDPVTDEIVIEDREYTPDNAEELLDSAY; the protein is encoded by the coding sequence ATGACCACCATCCATCCCGTCCGTACATTCGCCGCCGTCGCCTGCACGGCGGCGCTGGTGGTCAGCGGCTGTACGAAGTCCGAGGACTCCGGCGCAGCCGATACCTCCGGCGACCCGGAAGCGGGTGCTCAGCAGGTCAAGTCAGCAGGTACGAACGGCCCCGAGTGCTCACTCGACAAGTACGGCGCGGAGAAGCTCGACTTGGCCGACGCCACGGTCGGCTTCTCCCAGTCCGAGAAGGAGGACAACCCCTTCCGAATCGCCGAGACCGAGTCGATCACCCAGTCGGCCGAAGAGGCCGGCGTCAAAGACTTCATCAAGACGAACGCACAGACCCAGCTGTCCAAGCAGATCGCCGATATCCAGGGCATGATCTCGCAGGGCGTCGACGTGCTGATCGTCGCACCGCTCAACTCCGACGGCCTGGAGCCTGCGCTCAATGCCGCTAAGGACAAAGGCATTCCGGTCCTCACGGTCGACCGCAAGCTGAATGCCGAACCGTGCGAGGACTACATCTCCTTCCTCGGCTCCGACTTCACCGAGCAGGGCAAGCGCGCCGCCGATCAGGTCATCGAGGCGACCGACGGCAAGGCCAATGTCGCGATTCTGCTCGGCGCCTCGGGCAACAACGTCACCACCGAGCGTACGAAGGGCTTCGTCGACCAGATCGGCGCCGAGGCACCCGAGATCGAGATCGTTGCGCAGCAGACCGGTGAGTTCGCCCGCGACAAGGGCCAGCAGGTCACCGAGCAGCTGCTGCAGTCCAACCCCGAGATCGACACCATCTACGCCGAGAACGATGAGATGGGGCTCGGTGCACTCGCCGCCATCCGCGCCGCGGGCAAGCAGCCCGGTGAGGACATCAAGATCTTCTCCGTCGACGGCACCCGCAACGCCGTCAGCGAGATCACCAAGGGCACGTACAACGGTGTGATCGAGTCGAACCCGCGCTTCGGCCCGCTCGCGTTCGACACGCTCGAGAAGTTCTACGCCGGCGACCCGGTCACCGACGAGATCGTGATCGAGGACCGCGAGTACACCCCGGACAACGCCGAGGAGCTCCTGGACTCGGCGTACTGA
- a CDS encoding sugar ABC transporter ATP-binding protein, whose translation MQPVLQARAVGKQFSGVIALDGVDFALAPGESHALVGENGAGKSTLIKLLTGVYRPDSGSIAMDGETVQFSRPVDAQRAGVSTIYQEVNLIPQLSAARNIYLGREPKTRLRLVDYAEMNEQAAELLAEYGIEVDVRRPLRELGLGAQQMVALARAMSINARVVIMDEPTSSLEPREVKTLFDVVHRLRERDVAVVYVSHRMDELYEVCEQVSVLRDGNLVHSGTLADVSRLELVSLMLGRSVDTLRTRGLTELQTEHAESQTPRLVARGLRRRHRIDGVDLSVRPGEVVGLGGLLGSGRTETLKAVAGAMPLDEGTVDVDGSDVRSGSVGAAIRAGIVMLPEDRKAEGIIPHLSVRENIVLAALPRLSTAGFVSKRKQRRVVEVMMERLRIKASSPEQPVSELSGGNQQKVMVARWLAMSPTVLLLDEPTRGIDVGAKAEVQALIDELAAEGLAIVLVSSEIEEVVEGASRVVVLKDGGVVTELTGEDVSENGLLAALAQAAEVPA comes from the coding sequence ATGCAGCCCGTCCTGCAGGCGCGGGCGGTCGGCAAGCAGTTCTCGGGTGTCATCGCGCTCGACGGAGTCGACTTCGCCCTCGCGCCCGGTGAGAGCCACGCGCTCGTCGGCGAGAACGGCGCCGGCAAGTCCACGTTGATCAAACTGCTGACCGGCGTGTACCGGCCGGACTCGGGCTCGATCGCGATGGACGGCGAGACGGTTCAGTTCTCGCGGCCGGTCGACGCCCAACGCGCAGGGGTCAGCACCATCTACCAAGAGGTCAACCTGATCCCGCAGCTGTCTGCGGCTCGCAACATCTACCTCGGTCGCGAGCCGAAGACGCGGCTGCGCCTCGTCGACTACGCCGAGATGAACGAACAAGCCGCAGAGCTCCTTGCCGAGTACGGCATCGAGGTCGACGTACGACGGCCGCTGCGCGAGCTCGGCCTCGGTGCCCAGCAGATGGTGGCACTCGCCCGCGCCATGAGCATCAACGCCCGCGTCGTGATCATGGACGAGCCGACGTCCTCGCTCGAGCCTCGCGAGGTGAAGACGCTGTTCGACGTCGTTCACCGCTTGCGCGAACGCGACGTGGCGGTGGTGTACGTCAGCCACCGGATGGACGAGCTGTACGAGGTGTGCGAGCAGGTCAGCGTGCTGCGCGACGGGAACCTCGTGCATTCCGGAACTCTCGCTGACGTCTCGCGGCTCGAGCTTGTGTCCCTGATGCTGGGCCGCTCGGTCGACACCTTGCGTACGCGCGGCCTCACCGAGCTGCAGACCGAGCATGCCGAGTCGCAGACTCCACGATTGGTTGCGCGAGGTCTACGCCGACGCCATCGCATAGACGGCGTCGACCTGTCCGTACGCCCGGGCGAGGTCGTCGGGCTCGGCGGGCTGCTCGGATCCGGTCGCACCGAGACCCTGAAGGCCGTTGCGGGCGCCATGCCCCTCGACGAGGGGACCGTTGACGTCGACGGCAGCGACGTACGCTCCGGGTCCGTCGGCGCAGCGATCCGGGCCGGCATCGTGATGCTGCCCGAGGACCGCAAGGCTGAGGGCATCATCCCGCATCTCTCCGTACGCGAGAACATCGTGCTCGCCGCGCTCCCCCGCCTCTCTACGGCCGGTTTCGTCTCGAAGCGTAAGCAACGCCGGGTCGTCGAGGTGATGATGGAACGCCTGCGGATCAAGGCGTCCAGCCCCGAGCAGCCGGTCTCGGAGTTGTCGGGAGGCAACCAACAGAAGGTCATGGTGGCGCGGTGGCTCGCGATGAGCCCGACTGTGCTGCTTCTGGACGAGCCGACTCGTGGCATCGATGTCGGCGCGAAGGCCGAAGTGCAAGCCCTGATCGACGAGCTGGCGGCCGAGGGGCTGGCGATCGTGCTCGTGTCGTCGGAGATCGAGGAGGTCGTCGAAGGCGCGAGTCGAGTCGTCGTGCTCAAGGACGGCGGAGTCGTCACGGAGCTGACGGGTGAGGACGTCTCCGAGAATGGCTTGCTCGCGGCGCTCGCCCAGGCGGCAGAGGTGCCCGCATGA
- a CDS encoding ABC transporter permease, producing the protein MTAVESAPRTRRTTDLTAFARDYGVYAALVIVLVYNTFFTDGFISGDNLRVQLIQVVPVLLVALGMALVIGTEGIDLSVGAVMSLAAAVLPLYLGYGFVPAVLAALVCGALVGLVNGSMVAFVGLQPIVATLALMIAGRGIALVVSDEQMTSVDNSQMLALGIDSILGIPYTVAVALVITLAMVVLVSRTTYGRQLVAIGGNRRAAELAGLPVRRILVTTYVVCGLLAAVAGIIVTARSGASVPSTIGNLIELSAITAVVIGGTPLSGGQVRIVGTVAGALLIQVIIATLSQHNVPPSYSQIVQALIIVVAIYIQRGRSA; encoded by the coding sequence ATGACTGCGGTCGAGTCGGCTCCGCGTACGCGCCGCACGACCGATCTCACCGCGTTCGCCCGCGACTACGGCGTGTACGCCGCGTTGGTGATCGTCCTTGTCTACAACACGTTCTTCACCGACGGGTTCATCTCCGGCGACAACCTTCGCGTGCAGCTGATACAGGTCGTCCCGGTGCTGCTGGTTGCCCTCGGCATGGCGCTGGTCATCGGGACGGAGGGCATCGACCTGTCGGTCGGTGCGGTCATGTCTCTTGCCGCCGCGGTCCTTCCGCTCTATCTCGGCTACGGGTTCGTTCCCGCTGTGCTCGCTGCGCTGGTCTGCGGTGCGTTGGTCGGCCTCGTCAACGGTTCGATGGTCGCGTTCGTCGGACTGCAGCCGATCGTCGCAACTCTGGCCCTGATGATCGCCGGCCGGGGTATCGCGCTGGTCGTCTCCGACGAGCAGATGACCAGCGTCGACAACTCGCAGATGCTCGCTCTCGGCATCGACTCGATCCTCGGGATCCCTTACACCGTTGCCGTTGCTCTTGTCATCACGCTTGCCATGGTTGTGCTCGTCTCGCGCACGACGTACGGCCGCCAGCTCGTCGCGATCGGCGGCAACCGGCGTGCCGCCGAGCTCGCTGGGTTGCCCGTACGCCGGATCCTGGTGACGACCTATGTGGTGTGCGGTCTGCTCGCCGCTGTCGCGGGAATCATCGTCACCGCCCGATCCGGGGCGAGCGTACCCTCGACGATCGGCAACCTGATCGAGCTTTCGGCGATCACCGCCGTCGTGATCGGCGGCACTCCCCTGTCCGGCGGGCAGGTGCGCATCGTCGGCACCGTTGCCGGAGCGCTGCTGATCCAAGTCATCATCGCG